A region of the Acidobacteriota bacterium genome:
GCCGGTTATGGACCCGCGCAAGACACGTATGGCGCGGGTTTTGGGGGCGAGGGAGAGAGGATCGAAAAGGCGAAGCTTTTTTCAGCGACAGACCTAAAGTTCGATCAGGCGGGACGCTTGTATATTTGCGACAGCGGTAATCAGCGGGTTCGCGTTTGGCAGCAAAGCACCGTGGTTACTGTGGCAGGCGTCGGAACTTTAGGCTTCAGCGGTGATGGTCAACGCGCCATCGCGGCAGCCTTAAACACCCCACAAAAGCTGGCCCTCGACTCGGAGGGCGGCTTTTATATCGCTGACCGGGCCAATCAGCGCGTTCGTCATGTGGACGCACACGAGATCATCCATACAGTGGCAGGAACGGGAAAACCGGTTGGGCAAATGTTCGAGCGGTCTTTCTCCAAATAAAATGAGGGGTGTGCGCACATCCTTCAGCAAAGCACACCAGGACCAGGCTTAATCCACGCGTAAGCACGAGGTTCCTGCTTATGAACCTATGTCTATCGAAGTGGAGAGTGCCGGGCTGCCAGCGGTTTTACCTTCGGCCACTGAGTTGTTACACACGTGGTGGTGGGCTGGTGAGACGGAACAAGCGGAACAGTTGCTGACGCGCCTCTTGGCGGAACACGCGACGCCCACGATCAAAGCCGTCATCGCTTTCCGGCTGAGAACTGAACTCACCGAACCGAGCGATGTCGAAGACGTTTGTCAGGAAGCCACACTCCAGTTATTAGCCCGACTGAACCAGCTTAAAAATTCCGGCGCTCCGCCGCTCTACGGCGATTTTCGCAGTTACGTGGCAGCCATCGCGCACCAGGTGTGCTCGTTGTATCGGCGGCGACAATTCCCGCAACGCGCGCGGTTGAAGGATCAAGTACGCTACGTTTTGACCCATCAACCCAGCCTGGCGTTGTGGGAAGCCGCGCGCAAAATCTGGTTGAGCGGGTTTGCCGCGTGGCGCGACCAACGCCAGCAAGCCATCGCGGCGAGTCAAGTGCAGAGGCTGCAAGATGAACCTGAGAAGCTCGCTTTTCCCGGCATCCGGTTAGGGCCGGTGGTGCTCGCGGAACTCCTGACCGCCATTTTCAATTATTTTCGCGGCCCACTCGAATTTCCGGCGTTGGTCAATCTGGTGGCGACCCTGCGGGGGATCAAAGACGCGCCCGCCCGCCAAACGCTGCCAGAGGAAAGCGCGCCACAGCTTCGCCTTGATGACCAAACGGCAGGGCGTGTCGAACAGCGGCTCTATCTGCAACAACTCTGGCAAGCGCTGATCCAATTGCCGTTGCCACAGCGGCTGGCCTTGTTGCTGAACTTGCGCGACGCGCAGGAGCGCGGCTTGGTGATGTTGCTGGTGGAATTACAAATCACCTCGCTCCACCAGCTTGCCGAGGTTTTGGAAATGACGCCCACCGCCTTTGCGGAATTGTGGCGTGAACTGCCGGTGGATGACACGCGCATCGCCGCTTTGCTGGGGCTAACGCGGCAACAAGTGATCAATCTGCGCAGTTCCGCCCGCCGCCAATTGGCCAGCCGTCTGCGCGCCGTGCAAGGGGAGCAATGAAGTCGCTGTGCGCGTTTTGAAGCGGAGTACCTTTGGCCACTCAGCCGCCGCCCCGAAACCCGCTGACCCTGCAAAGAATCGCGCCTGACCTGCTGATCAAACATTCAACAGAAAAACTCTTCTTTCTGTAGATTTCTCGGTGACGGCGGTTCGGTTCAGAGTTCACGCTTCAGCGTGTGGGTGACGGTCCGCAGACACGCTGAAGCGTGAACTCTGAACGTTTGCTCCCATTCCGGCCCCGAATTATTTACAGCAGGGAAAAATTTGCGGGCACGTGCAATATGGGAGCGATCTTCGCATGTGTTGTTATTGTGCAAGTCGCTGTTGCCGCGTGCGGCGCCTGCTGATCCCACTATCAGTCATTTGGAGAGCGAAAGAACGTGACAACGCATTTATCGAAACAAGAATTACTGAGCTTTCAGCAACGGCGTGTATCTGCCGCTGAGTTGCTGAGGATAGACCGGCATCTATCCGCTTGCTCGGATTGTGCGCAACGGCTGGACAGTGCGCCGGGATTACAAAGCACCGTGCGGCGGCTGCAAACGGAGTTGGCCGGGGCGGAAGGCGAGTTGTGTTCCTACTTCGGCTTTGCGCAGAAAGCGGATTACGTCAACGGGCAATTGAGCGCGCCTGAAATGGCTCTGGCAAAGTCGCATCTGGAACAGTGCGCGGAATGTTGTTTGGAGTTTGTGGAATTGCAAGAAGTGCGCGCGGGCCTGACGCCAGGACGCGCGGCCAGTCCGGTGACGCAAACGGCGTGGGAAAAAATAAGCGGCTGGTTTGAAATGCCGGTGGTTCGTTGGGCCTGGCGGGGGTTGGGGACAGTGGCAACGGTGGTGGTCTTAGCCTGGCTGACGGCCACGCTTTGGCCCGGACGCGAAACGTTTCAGCCTGCGCGAACACGCGCGACGCCGACCAGCACTCCGCTGCCACCTAGTGATGAAACAACGCCAGCGTCGCCCACGCCAAATACCGCATCTGGCGCAAAGTCTGATGAAACTGTGCTGCCGGCTGATGCGTTACTGGCTACCTTACGTGACGGCGAGCGGCACATTACGCTTGATTCAACCGGCCAGTTGCGGGGCTTAGAAGCTCTCTCGCCCGCAGCACAGGTAGCGGTCAAAGAAGCCTTGGCAACCCAGCAAATCAAGCTTTCCGCGCAGGTCGTGCAAATGCGCACGGCGACCGTCGAGTTGTTGGATCAGCGGCGCGACCCGGTGGATTTCGCGCTGCTCGCACCGCTGGGGCAGGTGGTGCAAGCCACGCGCCCGCGGTTGAGATGGCAGGCTCTGAACGGGGCCACGTGCTATTACGTGACGGTTTACGATACCAATTTCCAGAAAGTCGCTGCCAGCGGCGCTTTGACTGGCACGGAATGGGTTCCGGCCACGCCGCTCGAACGCGGGCGCAGTTATTACTGGCAGGTGCGGGCGCTCAGGGACGAGCAGGAATTCTTTGCTCCTGCGCCCAACGCGCCGGATGCAAAATTCAAAGTCTTAGAACGGGTTCAACTCGCCGAAATAGAACAAGCGAGAACCGGGCAAGCGTCACATTTGGCCTTGGGCGTGCTGTACGCGCGGGCCGGGCTGCTGGAGGAAGCGGGTTTGGAATTCAAAGCATTGTTGGCTGTCAATCCGCACTCGCCCCTGGCGCAGCGGCTGTGGCAGAGCTTTGAACGGCAGAGTCGAAACTTGCGTCTCGCGCGCAAAAACCAATAGCACGCTGGGGACAAGTGAAACCACGGAGAGAAACGAGGAAGGGCGCGTGGCTTGGGGCCTTCATCGTTTTGCGTCCCTTCGTGGTTTCACTTGTCCCCGGCGCGCCATGACTTTGGGCGCTTGAAAGCGCTGAGCCAACCCTGCGCGGCTCATTACTACGGTTCCTAGCAATTCAAATTCAGCTTTTGCGCCGCCTCAATACACAAGCTAAGCAGCACCGGCACACCAGCGGCTGACCTGCCAAACTGCTTACTGGCGACAACTGCCAAGCCCGCTTAACCACAATGGCAATGAATTAAGGTTCAGATACGGGACGCTGGGACAGTACCGCGCGCGTGAGCAAGCGGCGCGTCAAGCTTGCCACTTGGCCGAATTGCCAAAGTGCCACTTGCTCACGCGCGCGGTACTGCCCCGCTGCGCGGTTTCACCGTACACCGTAGTGAAAGCCGCTCTACAACTTACTGGCTTGCTCCGATCAAAATAAAGCCCGCCCAATAGAAGGGATGGCGATATTGTGGTTTGCGTAAGACCGTGAGCGCGGCTTGGCGTAACGCTTCTGCCGTATTGGGGTGCGCCTGTTTGCTGCCCGTCTGCGGTTGCAATTGACGATGAAAGGCGAGCATCAAATCAGCCGTGCTGCGCGATTCGACTTTCCACTGACTCACGACATTCGCCGGCGACCCGGCGATAAAGAAGGCCCAGGTCAAGCCGATGATGCCCTCGCCGGAACCAATCCGGCCACGCGCCGTCTCACACGCCGAGAGCACGACCAGATCCGCCTGCAAATTCATCCGCATAATCTCCCAGGCTTCCAATAAACCATCTTCTCTGACCGCCGCACCTGGGCCAGGCGCGGCGGCCAGAGAAGATGGTTTGGCAGCTTCAGGATTTCCTGTGGGCGCCAAAGGCTGGCTCAACAACAACTGCGAATAGAGCGGGCTGGCGTCATTCAGTATCCCGTGCGTGGCCAGATGCAAAATCTGGTAATGACCGGCCTCAGCCTTGAGTAAGTCTTCGCTGGCTGCGGCGCCCAGCAAAACTTTACTATGCTGCGCGCCATAGACCTGTTTAAGCGCATTGACCTGGCGCGCTGTTTCCGGCAGCGGCGCCAGCCGCTCACCCATCAAGAGCGCTTCTGACGGCGACTGTTCCATTTTGCCGAGCAAGGGATTGCCCAACGCGAGCAACGAAGGAGAATTGCCGGATAGATGTCGCCGGGCCGCTTTTTGCCGCGTCATCGCCTGTAACACCGGCAGCGAGGGCGCATAGGCCAAGGCGTAATCTTCGATCAAATACCGGTTGTTGCCGGCCTGGAGGGCCTGAAACGGCAATTGCCAAAGCCCGCCATCGGGAATGATGATCAATGTTTTCGTATGCTGAAGCTGGCGCTGCGCCGGTTCCAGCAGGCGGCGATACAATTCGCCGGACATTTCCTGAATGTCGAAATAACGATTGGCAATCCGCCGGCGGAACCGCTCCGTCAATTCGTTGACCTCTTTGCGCGTCAGATTCAACGGATGGACGCGCAAATCCACCGGCAGGCTGTCCGCTGCTTGGGCCGCCGGTTGCGTTGCCGCCTCGGGCTTGGTGATGACGAACAGGTAGGTCTGCTCTTCGGCGACGATGAACTCCAAAATGGCCGTATGCGCATCGGGCAACAGCGCGCTGATTTCGCGCAGACTGAGCGGCTGTAATTCACCGCGTTGTAATTTCAACTCAGGGTGCGCCGCATACAGCGCCACCTGGAATTCCTCGTAAGCAAAGCGCACCTGTTGTAACTGCTTCTCCAACTCGCCCACACGCTTTTCGTCCACCTGCGGTTTCAATCGTTCCAGATAGAGCACCGCATTGAGGGTCGTCAAATCCCGCGTGAGCTTGCGTTCCTGTGCGGTTTCGGCTGGCGTCATTGCTTTGGCGAAATCGGCTTTGCCGCTTTGCAAAACATCCAGCAGCACACGCCCCTTGGCGCGCTGCGCATATTCGAGCGCCTCAGCGATAACAGTGGCCGTCGGCGGTGCGTCGGGCGTCCCGGCACGTTGGCTTTGAGCGATCAGCAATTCGATCATGCCGTAGTAAGGGCCAATGCGCGCTTCGAGAAAGCTTTGCCGATCACGTTCGCTGATGCGGGCCAAGGTGCGTAATTGCTCAACCGCCTGAATGGCGGTGGCAAAGTTTTGCCGGGCCGGTTCAAATTGTCCGAGTGCCGCGTAGGCCTTGCCCGCGCGCATACTGGCCTTGGCCAGGACTTCCTGGTTGCCAATCTGGCGCGCCATCCCGATAGCGCGTTCGGTCAATTCAATGGCTTGCCGGTAATCGCCCTGCAAGCGCCGCGTGTTGCCCAGATTGCTCCAGGTAAAGGCCTGCGACTCTTTGCTGCTCAGCGTCTCGGCCAGAAGCAGGCTCTGTTGATAAAGACTCTCGGCAAGCGCGTATTGGCCCTGCGCTTCATGCACCACGGCCAGATTGTTCAGCGCCAGCATCA
Encoded here:
- a CDS encoding zf-HC2 domain-containing protein, yielding MTTHLSKQELLSFQQRRVSAAELLRIDRHLSACSDCAQRLDSAPGLQSTVRRLQTELAGAEGELCSYFGFAQKADYVNGQLSAPEMALAKSHLEQCAECCLEFVELQEVRAGLTPGRAASPVTQTAWEKISGWFEMPVVRWAWRGLGTVATVVVLAWLTATLWPGRETFQPARTRATPTSTPLPPSDETTPASPTPNTASGAKSDETVLPADALLATLRDGERHITLDSTGQLRGLEALSPAAQVAVKEALATQQIKLSAQVVQMRTATVELLDQRRDPVDFALLAPLGQVVQATRPRLRWQALNGATCYYVTVYDTNFQKVAASGALTGTEWVPATPLERGRSYYWQVRALRDEQEFFAPAPNAPDAKFKVLERVQLAEIEQARTGQASHLALGVLYARAGLLEEAGLEFKALLAVNPHSPLAQRLWQSFERQSRNLRLARKNQ
- a CDS encoding CHAT domain-containing protein, which produces MHFCVRYPMQLARLRLPVCVAWLVALLGVTGAVTARQEASAPPAQAQATPTPSATLDELLAEARTLYLRGQLRTAYERYAQAQQLAERQGNKSALMTALRGFGNVYYSQGEHDSAYDFYQRSLKLAEELQDQSGKLNIILNLGNISFSQGDYGKAFDYYQHSSVLAEQLKDDLGTLRALNNIGSIYQLQGNFPLALATHQRALKLGRVLKDADLINKSLNNLGLTQLALNEYTAALATFEESLKLAEANGFKPMMMLALNNLAVVHEAQGQYALAESLYQQSLLLAETLSSKESQAFTWSNLGNTRRLQGDYRQAIELTERAIGMARQIGNQEVLAKASMRAGKAYAALGQFEPARQNFATAIQAVEQLRTLARISERDRQSFLEARIGPYYGMIELLIAQSQRAGTPDAPPTATVIAEALEYAQRAKGRVLLDVLQSGKADFAKAMTPAETAQERKLTRDLTTLNAVLYLERLKPQVDEKRVGELEKQLQQVRFAYEEFQVALYAAHPELKLQRGELQPLSLREISALLPDAHTAILEFIVAEEQTYLFVITKPEAATQPAAQAADSLPVDLRVHPLNLTRKEVNELTERFRRRIANRYFDIQEMSGELYRRLLEPAQRQLQHTKTLIIIPDGGLWQLPFQALQAGNNRYLIEDYALAYAPSLPVLQAMTRQKAARRHLSGNSPSLLALGNPLLGKMEQSPSEALLMGERLAPLPETARQVNALKQVYGAQHSKVLLGAAASEDLLKAEAGHYQILHLATHGILNDASPLYSQLLLSQPLAPTGNPEAAKPSSLAAAPGPGAAVREDGLLEAWEIMRMNLQADLVVLSACETARGRIGSGEGIIGLTWAFFIAGSPANVVSQWKVESRSTADLMLAFHRQLQPQTGSKQAHPNTAEALRQAALTVLRKPQYRHPFYWAGFILIGASQ